From Alosa sapidissima isolate fAloSap1 chromosome 2, fAloSap1.pri, whole genome shotgun sequence, one genomic window encodes:
- the rpe gene encoding ribulose-phosphate 3-epimerase produces MSYSAKIGPSILSSDLAQLGDECKRMMECGADYLHLDVMDGHFVPNITFGHPMVECLRSAVGPDPFFDMHMMVSRPEQWVKPMAAAGASQYTFHLEATTNPGNLIKEIRESGMKVGLAIKPGTTVEELAPWAGQIDMALVMTVEPGFGGQKFMEDMMPKVSWLRSQFPSLDIEVDGGVGPGSIHRCAEAGANMIVSGSAVVSSDDPRSVIALLKNVVMEAIQKRSLDR; encoded by the exons ATGTCTTATTCTGCTAAAATTGGTCCCTCAATTCTAAGCAGCGATCTCGCGCAGTTAGGAGATGAGTGCAAACGAATGATGGAATGTGGAGCCGATTACCTCCACCTTGATGTGATGGATGG CCACTTTGTCCCAAATATTACGTTTGGCCACCCAATGGTAGAATGTCTGCGGAGTGCTGTGGGTCCGGATCCTTTTTTCG ACATGCACATGATGGTGTCCAGGCCAGAGCAGTGGGTGAAGCCCATGGCCGCAGCCGGAGCCAGCCAGTACACCTTTCACTTGGAGGCCACAACAAACCCTGGCAACCTCATCAAGGAGATCAGAGAGAGTGGCATGAAG GTGGGCCTTGCTATCAAGCCTGGAACCACTGTGGAGGAGCTTGCCCCCTGGGCTGGGCAGATTGACATGGCTCTGGTCATGACTGTAGAACCTGGCTTCGGTGGTCAGAAATTTATGGAGGACATGATGCCAAAG GTCAGCTGGCTACGAAGTCAGTTTCCCTCCCTGGACATTGAAGTTGACGGGGGAGTAGGCCCAGGTAGCATTCACAGATGTGCAGAG GCAGGGGCAAACATGATTGTCTCCGGCAGTGCCGTCGTCAGCAGTGATGACCCCCGCTCCGTCATCGCCCTTCTCAAGAACGTCGTCATGGAGGCCATCCAGAAGCGCTCTCTTGACCGCTGA
- the LOC121687280 gene encoding LOW QUALITY PROTEIN: sialic acid-binding Ig-like lectin 10 (The sequence of the model RefSeq protein was modified relative to this genomic sequence to represent the inferred CDS: deleted 1 base in 1 codon): MLQGCLCTEWSIQMPENITAISGSCIVIPCTFSFPAKYNTEVNASSALWTRATIGGPVVLRSDKSLATGFEGEIVGDFKNRNCTTVFTKLPLRFSEPLLFRVEGPSEMKYTYAKELFISFQRERPPHPVLSLSPSGGVRTGRTLTPTSLYIVLSVSIICVDSEQGVMFVMATLSFTVMPRHHGQNVTCEAIYPRKYGAKSHGVESQTLNILYQGNDEPPEPGPVGTLVTLHCLSEANPPVNTYNWYAGSANGQLILRASGQEQALHLCCKGLYVYQAIALWGQEKSAVVALEVEDGSEGQQCSVVPYVICGVLACLYVLNVVVDVYRYKRLTTLRTREEPQGPYATLSLPNTSPGYEQIKRNIKSMPGSESTSEDYQNGPTQRRQRPA; the protein is encoded by the exons ATGTTGCAAG GTTGTCTTTGCACAGAATGGTCCATCCAGATGCCTGAAAACATCACTGCCATCAGTGGGTCTTGTATTGTGATCCCCTGCACTTTCTCATTCCCTGCAAAGTACAATACAGAGGTCAATGCTTCATCAGCGTTGTGGACAAGGGCCACGATTGGTGGCCCTGTAGTGCTTCGGTCCGATAAGAGCTTGGCCACTGGCTTTGAGGGAGAGATTGTGGGGGACTTCAAGAACAGGAACTGCACCACCGTCTTCACAAAGCTCCCTCTGAGATTCAGTGAGCCATTACTTTTCAGAGTAGAGGGGCCTTCTGAGATGAAATACACATATGCTAAAGAGCTGTTCATCAGCTTTCAGAGAG AGCGCCCCCCTCACCCTGTGCTGAGCCTGAGCCCCTCAGGTGGGGTGAGAACAGGAAGGACGCTGACCCCCACCagtttatatattgtattaagtgttagtataatttgt GTGGACTCTGAGCAGGGTGTCATGTTTGTGATGGCCACCCTGAGTTTTACTGTGATGCCCCGTCATCATGGTCAAAATGTCACCTGTGAAGCCATATACCCCCGGAAATATGGAGCCAAAAGCCATGGAGTGGAGAGCCAGACCCTCAACattctgt ACCAGGGTAATGATGAGCCCCCCGAGCCTGGTCCAGTAGGAACGCTGGTGACACTACACTGCCTCAGTGAGGCCAATCCCCCAGTGAACACCTATAACTGGTACGCCGGTAGTGCCAATGGACAGCTGATTCTGAGGGCCTCAGGCCAAGAGCAGGCTCTCCACCTTTGCTG CAAGGGTCTGTATGTCTATCAGGCCATCGCCCTGTGGGGACAGGAGAAGTCTGCTGTGGTCGCATTGGAGGTTGAGGATGGCAGTGAAG GCCAGCAGTGCTCCGTGGTGCCATATGTTATCTGTGGAGTTCTGGCTTGTCTGTATGTCCTCAATGTTGTGGTGGATGTCTACAGATACAAAAG ATTGACT actttgagGACCCGAGAGGAACCTCAAGGGCCATATGCAACCCTTTCCTTACCAAACACCTCTCCTGGTTACGAGCAGATTAAG CGAAACATCAAGAGCATGCCTGGTTCAGAAAGCACAAGTGAGGATTATCAAAATGGACCCACGCAGAGAAGACAGAGACCAGCATAA
- the LOC121694093 gene encoding caspase a-like, with translation MAAQLLCDVRVKFVEKVTTPVLKQLLDDLNDDRVLNEEEMESVFEENKARADRARCLIDMVRKKGNKSSERMIKRIQERDENLYGELSLSVMASGTTAPAAPAPLSQVSNPDESPVSEVLLLSSAQFRSQKLMEGDRIYKPLDKPGRKRLALIINNVKFDCKGMLRRGADKDEERMETLLKGLGYEVVKHRDLSGEEMDKAMKEFSKRKEHAESDSTFVVIMSHGKRDTILGVHWNKDTPDVFSIDNVYSYLNTQGCPGLCNKPKVILIQACRGGEEGCVWMSDGIQDDSTGIESDDHRAHKEKDFISLLSCTPDTKSYRHVENGTFFVQYLVQEFNTHAHQDHVEELFTRVMRRFEEFPRQMVCKDRTTLSRHFYLFPGH, from the exons ATGGCAG CCCAACTACTATGTGATGTTCGCGTGAAGTTCGTGGAGAAAGTGACTACACCCGTACTCAAGCAATTGTTGGACGACCTTAATGACGACCGTGTCTTGAATGAAGAAGAGATGGAATCTGTATTTGAAGAAAACAAGGCGAGGGCGGACAGAGCTCGCTGTTTAATTGATATGGTTCGGAAGAAGGGGAACAAATCCTCGGAAAGAATGATCAAACGAATCCAGGAGAGAGACGAAAATCTGTACGGGGAGCTGTCATTGAGTGTAATGGCCTCAGGGACTA CTGCCCCAGCGGCCCCAGCACCACTATCCCAGGTGTCAAATCCAGATGAGTCCCCTGTGTCAGAGGTCCTTCTTCTCAGCTCAGCACAATTCAGATCACAGAAACTTATGGAAGGGGACAGG ATCTACAAGCCTCTGGACAAGCCAGGAAGGAAGCGGTTGGCGCTAATCATTAACAATGTTAAGTTTGACTGTAAGGGGATGCTGAGACGAGGGGCGGATAAAGATGAGGAGAGAATGGAAACACTACTTAAGGGCCTAGGATATGAAGTAGTGAAACACAGAGACCTCTCTGGTGAG GAGATGGACAAAGCCATGAAAGAATTTTCAAAACGCAAGGAGCACGCTGAATCTGACAGCACCTTTGTTGTAATAATGTCACATGGGAAGAGGGACACCATTTTGGGTGTGCATTGGAATAAAGACACCCCTGATGTTTTCTCCATTGATAACGTTTACAGCTACCTGAACACCCAAGGCTGTCCTGGATTATGCAACAAACCAAAGGTTATTCTTATTCAGGCCTGCAGAGGAG GTGAAGAAGGATGTGTTTGGATGTCTGATGGCATTCAGGATGACAGTACCGGCATTGAGAGTGATGACCACAGGGCACACAAGGAGAAAGATTTCATCTCCCTCCTTTCCTGCACACCTG ACACAAAATCCTACAGGCATGTGGAGAATGGCACTTTTTTTGTTCAGTACCTTGTGCAGGAGTTCAACACTCATGCTCATCAGGACCACGTAGAAGAATTGTTCACAAGG GTTATGAGACGTTTTGAGGAGTTTCCCAGACAAATGGTGTGCAAAGACAGGACCACCCTCTCAAGGCACTTCTACCTGTTCCCAGGGCACTAA
- the creg2 gene encoding protein CREG2: protein MWHFLTIAMALLATMLGSESYTIRNPVSWAVTNDILEEELATASDEEVAPALLVDNVGIWKQAYPPTVYGERAENPQPKPEKDVTHVSSAARVFSYRMEEVTPPAKPPSPPPHEETGKTARYIAHYSDWGHLATISTQEKIKGLPFGNIFSISDGPLDNSTGVPYFYVTPMDNTVSDIRNFPFASLTFSEAEGDFCREMVYDPEDPRCARLTLTGRMVEVEPEEVDFAREAMFSRHPVMKKWPVGHKWFFMKLAIEQVWLQDWIGGVSIIPLDEYFKASPF, encoded by the exons ATGTGGCATTTTTTGACGATAGCAATGGCCTTACTTGCCACAATGCTTGGTAGTGAGAGCTACACCATAAGAAACCCCGTCTCTTGGGCTGTTACGAACGATATCCTTGAAGAGGAGCTTGCAACCGCGTCAGACGAAGAGGTCGCACCAGCACTATTGGTGGATAATGTTGGGATTTGGAAACAGGCTTATCCACCGACCGTGTATGGTGAGAGAGCAGAAAACCCCCAGCCAAAACCCGAAAAAGATGTCACTCACGTTTCGTCGGCAGCCCGTGTGTTTTCATATAGAATGGAGGAGGTGACACCCCCAGCTAAACCACCTTCGCCCCCACCGCACGAGGAGACGGGGAAGACTGCTAGGTACATAGCACACTACAGTGACTGGGGACACCTCGCCACGATCTCCACGCAAGAAAAG ATCAAAGGCCTGCCATTTGGGAACATTTTTTCAATTAGTGACGGCCCCTTGGATAACAGCACAGGGGTTCCATACTTCTATGTCACACCAATGGACAACACAGTGTCAGATATAAGAAATTTCCCCTTTGCATCTCTCACATTCTCTGAGGCTGAAGGGGACTTTTGCAG GGAGATGGTGTACGACCCCGAGGATCCCAGGTGTGCCCGCCTCACCCTGACTGGCAGGATGGTGGAAGTGGAGCCAGAGGAGGTTGACTTTGCCAGAGAGGCCATGTTCTCCAG GCATCCTGTGATGAAGAAGTGGCCAGTGGGACACAAGTGGTTCTTCATGAAGCTGGCGATAGAACAAGTGTGGCTGCAGGATTGGATTGGCGGAGTGTCTATCATACCACTAGACGAGTACTTTAAGGCCTCTCCATTCTGA